Proteins encoded by one window of Xanthomonas sp. DAR 80977:
- a CDS encoding sigma-54-dependent transcriptional regulator — protein MNDARTPPLPRILVVDDQADVREALRMLLKSAGYGMVGAESPELALACLRGDEFAAVLIDMNYARDTTSGAEGLALIAQIAAQWPGLPVIAMTAWASIELAVAAMRDGAVDFIEKPWQNARVLAVLDSRIALDRSRRNAQRLGEAQALLLQDGAAGFVAESAPMQRLVEDLLRIAGSGANVLLLGENGTGKSLLAQFLHQWSPRRAQAFVKVNIGGLAPTLFEAELFGHVRGAYTDARQDRAGRFELADGGTLFLDEIGNLPLQQQPKLLRAIEDGEFERLGSSRTQRVDVRIVAATNADLDTEVAAGHFRQDLLYRLNTFQLRVPPLRERGADILPLARHYLAAACTRYRRPLPALARDAERALLGYAWPGNVRELAHAMERAALLADAATLGSDDLRLQPAAAAAPALSTQLTLEEAEALLLRQALAQQQGNLQRTADQLGITRQSLYRRLGKHGLRSDDGG, from the coding sequence ATGAACGACGCCCGCACGCCACCCTTGCCGCGCATCCTGGTGGTCGACGACCAGGCGGACGTGCGCGAAGCCTTGCGCATGCTGCTCAAGAGCGCCGGCTACGGCATGGTCGGCGCCGAGTCGCCGGAGCTGGCGCTGGCCTGCCTGCGCGGCGACGAGTTCGCCGCGGTGCTGATCGACATGAACTACGCCCGCGACACCACGTCCGGCGCGGAAGGCCTGGCGCTGATCGCGCAGATCGCCGCGCAATGGCCCGGATTGCCGGTGATCGCGATGACCGCCTGGGCCAGCATCGAGCTGGCGGTGGCGGCGATGCGCGACGGCGCGGTGGATTTCATCGAGAAGCCGTGGCAGAACGCGCGCGTGCTGGCGGTGCTGGACAGCCGCATCGCGCTGGACCGCAGCCGCCGCAACGCGCAGCGGCTCGGCGAGGCGCAGGCGCTGCTGCTGCAGGACGGCGCCGCCGGTTTCGTCGCCGAGTCGGCGCCGATGCAGCGCCTGGTCGAGGACCTGCTGCGCATCGCCGGCAGCGGCGCCAACGTGCTGCTGCTGGGCGAGAACGGCACCGGCAAGAGCCTGCTCGCGCAGTTCCTGCACCAGTGGTCGCCGCGCCGCGCGCAGGCCTTCGTCAAGGTCAACATCGGTGGGCTGGCGCCGACCCTGTTCGAGGCCGAGCTGTTCGGCCATGTGCGCGGCGCCTACACCGACGCGCGGCAGGACCGCGCCGGCCGCTTCGAACTGGCCGACGGCGGCACCCTGTTCCTGGACGAGATCGGCAACCTGCCGCTGCAGCAGCAGCCCAAGCTGCTGCGCGCGATCGAGGACGGCGAGTTCGAGCGGCTTGGCTCCTCGCGCACGCAGCGCGTGGACGTGCGCATCGTCGCCGCGACCAATGCCGACCTGGACACGGAAGTGGCCGCGGGGCATTTCCGCCAGGACCTGCTGTACCGGCTCAACACCTTCCAGCTGCGGGTGCCGCCGCTGCGCGAGCGCGGCGCCGACATCCTGCCGCTGGCGCGGCACTACCTGGCCGCCGCTTGCACGCGCTACCGGCGGCCGCTGCCGGCGCTGGCGCGCGACGCCGAACGCGCCTTGCTCGGCTACGCCTGGCCCGGCAACGTGCGCGAACTGGCGCACGCGATGGAACGCGCCGCGTTGCTCGCCGACGCCGCGACGCTGGGCAGCGACGACCTGCGCCTGCAACCGGCCGCGGCCGCGGCGCCGGCCTTGTCGACCCAGCTGACCCTCGAGGAAGCCGAGGCGCTGTTGCTGCGGCAGGCGCTGGCGCAGCAGCAGGGCAACCTGCAGCGTACCGCCGACCAGCTCGGCATCACCCGGCAGAGCCTGTACCGGCGCCTGGGCAAGCACGGCCTGCGCAGCGATGACGGCGGCTGA
- a CDS encoding HAD family hydrolase translates to MPSIPPHAPDTVIFDLGGVLVDWNPRYLYRQLFDDHAAMERFLAEVCSPQWNEQQDAGRPWRDAVAELSALHPAHAELIAAYHQRWEETLGGPLEASVQILEELHAQGVRLYALTNWSQETFPIALQRYAFLQRFAGILVSGQERLVKPDPAIFALLLSRYAIDPARAVFIDDALRNVHAAAAQGMHALQFRDAATLRAELRALGLPLHSTGQGA, encoded by the coding sequence ATGCCCTCCATTCCCCCGCACGCACCGGACACGGTGATCTTCGACCTCGGCGGCGTGCTGGTCGACTGGAACCCGCGCTATCTGTACCGGCAGCTGTTCGACGACCATGCCGCGATGGAGCGCTTCCTCGCCGAGGTGTGCTCGCCGCAGTGGAACGAGCAGCAGGACGCCGGCCGGCCATGGCGCGACGCGGTCGCCGAGCTGAGCGCGCTGCATCCGGCGCATGCCGAGCTGATCGCCGCCTATCACCAGCGTTGGGAAGAAACCCTCGGCGGCCCGCTCGAGGCCAGCGTGCAGATATTGGAAGAACTGCACGCACAGGGCGTGCGCCTGTATGCGCTGACCAACTGGTCGCAGGAGACCTTCCCGATCGCGCTGCAGCGCTATGCGTTCCTGCAGCGCTTCGCCGGGATCCTGGTGTCCGGGCAGGAGCGGCTGGTGAAGCCGGACCCGGCGATCTTCGCGCTGCTGCTGTCGCGCTACGCGATCGATCCGGCGCGCGCGGTGTTCATCGACGACGCGCTGCGCAACGTGCACGCCGCCGCCGCGCAGGGCATGCACGCGCTGCAGTTCCGCGACGCGGCCACGCTGCGCGCCGAGCTGCGCGCGCTGGGCTTGCCGCTGCACAGCACGGGGCAGGGCGCATGA
- a CDS encoding MFS transporter gives MAAWAPMVPYVKARFALDDAALGLVLLAFGGGSILAMPLSGMLSHRFGSRAVVVASGLALCLGLPLVALAPTVPSVVAALLYFGAALGALDVAMNAHGVETETRAGRPVMSSFHGVFSVGGLTGAAAMSALLALGTPLLAATLAVSALLLALLLWQRAGLLAGAAGDPAQRTALRLPRGVVLVLGALCFICLLAEGAMLDWSAVLLREFHGVDTRYAGVGYALFSVAMAAGRFGGDRVVARIGQPAMLAAGASLAAGGLLLATLLQGVASGLLGYALVGLGVSNLVPILFGAAGRLPGTSPAVAIAALTTLGYTGLLAGPALIGFLAHASSLPTALLAVSGLLLLVAMGSRLLRH, from the coding sequence ATGGCGGCCTGGGCGCCGATGGTGCCGTACGTGAAAGCGCGTTTCGCGCTGGACGACGCCGCGCTGGGCCTGGTGCTGCTCGCCTTCGGTGGCGGCTCGATCCTGGCGATGCCGCTGTCGGGCATGCTCAGCCACCGCTTCGGCAGCCGTGCGGTGGTGGTCGCGTCCGGGCTGGCGCTGTGCCTGGGCCTGCCCTTGGTGGCGCTGGCGCCGACTGTGCCGAGCGTGGTCGCCGCGCTGCTGTACTTCGGCGCCGCGCTCGGCGCGCTGGACGTGGCGATGAACGCGCACGGGGTGGAGACCGAGACGCGCGCCGGGCGGCCGGTGATGTCCAGTTTCCACGGCGTGTTCAGCGTCGGCGGGCTGACCGGCGCAGCGGCGATGAGCGCCCTGCTCGCGCTCGGCACGCCGCTGCTGGCGGCCACGCTGGCGGTGTCGGCGCTGTTGCTGGCGCTGCTGCTGTGGCAACGCGCCGGCCTGCTGGCCGGCGCTGCCGGCGATCCGGCGCAGCGCACCGCGTTGCGCCTGCCGCGCGGCGTGGTGCTGGTGCTGGGCGCGCTGTGCTTCATCTGCCTGCTCGCCGAAGGCGCGATGCTCGACTGGAGCGCGGTGCTGCTGCGTGAGTTCCATGGCGTGGACACGCGCTACGCCGGCGTCGGCTATGCGCTGTTCTCGGTGGCGATGGCGGCCGGCCGCTTCGGCGGCGACCGGGTGGTCGCACGCATCGGCCAGCCGGCGATGCTGGCGGCCGGTGCGTCGCTGGCGGCCGGCGGCCTGCTGCTGGCCACGCTGCTGCAGGGCGTCGCCAGCGGCCTGCTCGGTTATGCGCTGGTCGGCCTGGGCGTGTCGAACCTGGTGCCGATCCTGTTCGGCGCGGCCGGGCGCCTGCCCGGCACCTCGCCGGCGGTGGCGATCGCCGCGCTGACCACGCTCGGCTACACCGGCCTGCTCGCCGGGCCGGCGCTGATCGGCTTCCTCGCCCACGCCAGCAGCCTGCCGACCGCCTTGCTGGCGGTGTCGGGGCTGTTGTTGCTGGTGGCGATGGGGTCGCGGCTGCTGCGACACTGA
- a CDS encoding sensor histidine kinase, whose translation MEQRSAALQRFLGGYARLARLPAPVPATVELAPLCARVRRLLDDARVQVEVDPQLRLHADADQLEQVLINLLRNALESGGSAPVTLRARRDGACAQIEILDGGAGLPPSDNLFVPFFTTKPGGSGIGLVLSRQILEAQGGSLSLDARADAPGSVATLRLPLALDGGEA comes from the coding sequence ATCGAACAACGCAGCGCGGCGCTGCAGCGCTTCCTCGGCGGCTATGCGCGGCTGGCCAGGCTGCCCGCGCCGGTACCGGCAACAGTGGAGCTGGCGCCGTTGTGCGCGCGGGTGCGGCGGCTGCTCGACGATGCGCGGGTCCAGGTCGAGGTCGACCCCCAGCTGCGGCTGCACGCCGACGCCGACCAGCTCGAGCAGGTGCTGATCAACCTGCTGCGCAATGCGCTGGAATCCGGCGGCAGCGCGCCGGTGACGCTGCGCGCGCGCCGCGACGGCGCCTGCGCGCAGATCGAGATCCTCGACGGCGGCGCCGGGCTGCCGCCCAGCGACAACCTGTTCGTGCCGTTCTTCACCACCAAGCCCGGCGGGTCGGGCATCGGCCTGGTGCTGTCGCGGCAGATCCTGGAGGCGCAGGGCGGCAGCCTCAGCCTGGACGCGCGCGCGGATGCGCCCGGCAGCGTGGCCACGCTGCGCCTGCCGCTGGCGCTGGACGGCGGCGAGGCATAG
- a CDS encoding ADOP family duplicated permease: MSAAIHWAEARQSWRALARRPGYLLLAMLTLALGVATTTAVFALLDQALLKPLPFPQAQQLVTLGKPVDGGHNVAAPGYYPPLRRLSALQSIGILRGFPVPANIARGDTSEVVAAISADEGFLRTLGLPMAAGRNFNAEESRPGGPQAVILAHRFWQRYLGGDPAAVGRTLQVEGTPVQIVGVLPADFPWAEPFDVVRNMQPDLAATNLSTNEIIVARLRPGVSVAAASAQTAGVILGVLRGSPYMTDDWWRELQRDPPNALPLQGSLYSAYSGNTLWLFFAAAACVLLIAAINLTSLMLLRALGRSHDIAVRAALGAPWTRLSLPALAEGVLIGVLGSVAGLALAWLGLRLLGGWVPLLWMRGEAAHLSGASVLFALLAGGATALLAAALGIVRGRRRHLLAELAGGGRGGWSLQAGRLGRALVIAQVAIAVVLLIGAALFTRTLQKLAEVPMGFESRSAVVFTLSPVKERYAAAQDAVEQARRIVARLQQVPGIERVGVSSNPPTATRLSWSVEVDGGPSLDSQYRVVTAQFLEVFRIPLLAGRGIADGDVAGAENVCLVSASFAERYLHGQALGKIVTVPDDGDNHRLSMRVVGVVGDVRHTSPAEPPEPTVYQPLAQMSEPMWRIMRSFGALTYALRLHAGATGVDERALRAAIGEVAPQQPIADLQSMQALVATTTGEQKLNLLLVGLFAALALLLAAVGLYAVMAVAVAARQHEFGVRAALGAPPARLRRQVLGEAGVQIGVGLLLGLGVAMALSRLLQRFLFEVRVADPLAIGAVLLVLAAAGLLAALGPARRAARVPPMQALRAE, encoded by the coding sequence ATGAGCGCCGCCATCCATTGGGCCGAGGCGCGGCAATCCTGGCGCGCGCTGGCGCGCAGGCCCGGCTACCTGCTGCTGGCGATGCTGACCCTGGCGCTGGGCGTGGCCACCACCACCGCGGTGTTCGCGCTGCTCGACCAGGCCTTGCTGAAACCGCTGCCGTTCCCGCAGGCGCAGCAACTGGTCACATTGGGCAAACCGGTCGACGGCGGCCACAACGTCGCCGCGCCGGGCTATTACCCGCCGCTGCGGCGCCTGTCCGCCCTGCAGTCCATCGGCATCCTGCGCGGGTTTCCGGTGCCGGCCAACATCGCCCGCGGCGACACCAGCGAAGTGGTCGCGGCGATCAGCGCCGACGAGGGGTTCCTGCGCACCTTGGGGTTGCCGATGGCGGCGGGCCGCAACTTCAACGCCGAGGAAAGCCGGCCCGGCGGACCGCAGGCGGTGATCCTGGCGCATCGTTTCTGGCAGCGCTATCTCGGCGGCGATCCGGCGGCGGTGGGGCGCACGCTGCAGGTGGAGGGCACGCCGGTGCAGATCGTCGGCGTGTTGCCGGCGGACTTTCCCTGGGCCGAGCCGTTCGACGTGGTCCGCAACATGCAGCCGGACCTGGCCGCGACCAATCTGTCCACCAACGAGATCATCGTGGCGCGCCTGCGTCCGGGCGTCAGTGTGGCCGCCGCCTCCGCGCAGACCGCGGGGGTGATTCTGGGCGTGCTGCGCGGCAGTCCGTACATGACCGACGACTGGTGGCGCGAGCTGCAGCGTGACCCGCCGAACGCGTTGCCGTTGCAGGGCAGCCTGTACAGCGCCTACAGCGGCAACACGCTGTGGCTGTTCTTCGCCGCGGCCGCCTGCGTGCTGCTGATCGCCGCGATCAACCTGACCAGCCTGATGCTGCTGCGCGCGCTGGGCCGCAGCCACGACATTGCGGTGCGCGCCGCGCTGGGCGCACCGTGGACGCGGCTGAGCCTGCCGGCGCTGGCCGAAGGCGTGCTGATCGGCGTGCTCGGCAGCGTGGCCGGGCTGGCCCTGGCCTGGCTCGGCCTGCGCCTGCTCGGGGGCTGGGTGCCGCTGTTGTGGATGCGCGGCGAGGCCGCGCACCTGAGCGGCGCCAGCGTGCTGTTCGCGCTGCTCGCCGGCGGCGCCACGGCGCTGCTGGCCGCGGCGCTGGGCATCGTGCGCGGCCGCCGCCGCCATCTGCTGGCGGAGCTGGCCGGCGGCGGCCGTGGCGGCTGGAGCCTGCAGGCCGGCCGCCTCGGCCGCGCCCTGGTGATCGCGCAGGTGGCCATCGCGGTGGTGTTGCTGATCGGCGCGGCGCTGTTCACGCGCACCCTGCAAAAACTGGCGGAGGTGCCGATGGGCTTCGAAAGCCGCTCGGCCGTGGTCTTCACCCTGTCGCCGGTGAAGGAGCGCTATGCCGCGGCGCAGGACGCGGTGGAGCAGGCGCGGCGCATCGTCGCGCGGCTGCAGCAGGTGCCGGGCATCGAACGCGTCGGCGTCTCCAGCAATCCGCCGACGGCGACGCGGCTGAGCTGGAGCGTGGAGGTGGACGGCGGTCCCTCCCTCGATAGCCAGTACCGCGTGGTCACGGCGCAGTTCCTGGAGGTGTTCCGTATCCCGTTGCTGGCCGGCCGCGGCATCGCCGACGGCGATGTGGCCGGCGCCGAGAACGTCTGCCTGGTCAGCGCCTCGTTCGCGGAGCGCTATCTGCACGGGCAGGCGCTCGGCAAGATCGTGACCGTCCCCGACGACGGCGACAACCACCGTTTGTCGATGCGGGTGGTCGGCGTGGTCGGCGACGTGCGCCACACCAGCCCGGCCGAGCCGCCGGAGCCGACGGTGTACCAGCCGCTGGCGCAGATGAGCGAGCCGATGTGGCGGATCATGCGCAGCTTCGGCGCGCTGACCTATGCGCTGCGGCTGCATGCGGGCGCGACGGGCGTGGACGAGCGCGCGCTGCGCGCGGCGATCGGCGAAGTGGCGCCGCAGCAGCCGATCGCCGACCTGCAGTCGATGCAGGCCCTGGTCGCCACCACCACCGGCGAGCAGAAACTCAACCTGCTGCTGGTCGGCCTGTTCGCGGCGCTGGCGCTGCTGCTGGCCGCGGTCGGCCTGTACGCGGTGATGGCGGTGGCGGTGGCCGCGCGCCAGCACGAATTCGGCGTGCGCGCCGCGCTCGGCGCGCCGCCGGCGCGGCTGCGGCGGCAGGTGCTGGGCGAGGCCGGCGTGCAGATCGGGGTAGGGCTGCTGCTGGGCCTGGGCGTGGCGATGGCGTTGTCGCGGCTGCTGCAGCGTTTCCTGTTCGAGGTGCGGGTGGCCGATCCGCTGGCGATCGGCGCGGTGTTGCTGGTGCTGGCGGCAGCCGGCCTGCTCGCGGCGCTGGGGCCGGCGCGGCGTGCGGCCCGGGTGCCGCCGATGCAGGCGTTGCGCGCCGAATGA
- a CDS encoding DeoR/GlpR family DNA-binding transcription regulator: MNAADALPQERQQAILQRLREHGRVVATELAAAFAVSEDSIRRDLRDLAAQGLCRRVYGGALPPTPSVAPLPQRHEQHAERKRALAQAAVTLVRPGQVLLIDAGSTNSAIAAALPPRQRLTVVTNAPDIAQLLMAREGIEILLIGGRVDPRIGAAVGAQALQQLRQLRADLCFPGACAIDAERGLWGVDGEEALFKRAMIEASAETAVVATVDKLGAHAPHLVAGLAAIDHLVVEHDAAQALCAPFLAQALQLHRADAPIPPQRAK, translated from the coding sequence ATGAACGCGGCCGATGCGCTGCCGCAGGAGCGCCAGCAGGCGATCCTGCAGCGCCTGCGCGAGCACGGCCGGGTCGTGGCCACGGAACTGGCCGCCGCGTTCGCGGTGTCCGAAGATTCGATCCGCCGCGACCTGCGCGATCTCGCCGCGCAGGGCCTGTGCCGCCGCGTCTACGGCGGTGCGCTGCCGCCCACGCCCAGCGTCGCGCCGCTGCCGCAGCGGCACGAACAACATGCCGAGCGCAAGCGCGCGCTGGCGCAGGCGGCGGTGACGCTGGTGCGGCCCGGGCAGGTGCTGCTGATCGACGCCGGTTCCACCAACAGCGCCATCGCCGCCGCATTGCCGCCGCGGCAGCGCCTGACCGTGGTCACCAATGCGCCGGACATCGCGCAACTGCTGATGGCGCGCGAGGGCATCGAGATCCTGCTGATCGGCGGCCGGGTCGATCCGCGCATCGGCGCGGCGGTGGGCGCGCAGGCGCTGCAGCAGCTGCGCCAGCTGCGCGCCGACCTGTGCTTTCCCGGCGCCTGCGCGATCGATGCCGAGCGCGGGCTGTGGGGCGTGGACGGCGAGGAGGCGCTGTTCAAGCGCGCGATGATCGAGGCCAGCGCCGAGACCGCGGTGGTGGCCACCGTGGACAAGCTCGGCGCGCACGCGCCGCATCTGGTGGCCGGCCTCGCGGCGATCGACCATCTGGTGGTGGAGCACGATGCGGCGCAGGCGCTGTGCGCGCCGTTCCTGGCGCAGGCGCTGCAGCTGCATCGCGCGGATGCGCCGATCCCGCCGCAGCGGGCAAAATAG
- a CDS encoding ABC transporter ATP-binding protein, with protein sequence MTDVAATSAEPLIRLHGLGKVFHTEEVETHALAEIALDVARGDFVAITGPSGCGKSTLLSILGLLDAPSGGSYRLNGRSVAELDAIGRARIRNAEIGFIFQAFNLIADLTVEENVALPLTYRDGAERGKIRQRVREVLELVGMHHRHRHYPGQLSGGQQQRVAVARALAGNPSILLADEPTGNLDTRNGEAVMQLLEQLHDNGTTLCMVTHDAAFARRAQRIVHMLDGRIVDEDTFERLRHEQDVALPVRAAEPAR encoded by the coding sequence ATGACCGACGTTGCCGCAACTTCCGCCGAGCCGCTGATCCGCCTGCACGGGCTGGGCAAGGTGTTCCATACCGAGGAAGTGGAGACCCACGCCTTGGCCGAGATCGCGCTGGACGTGGCGCGCGGCGATTTCGTCGCCATCACCGGCCCGTCTGGCTGCGGCAAATCGACCCTGCTGTCGATCCTCGGCCTGCTCGATGCGCCCAGCGGCGGCAGCTACCGGCTCAACGGCCGCAGCGTCGCCGAGCTGGACGCGATCGGCCGCGCGCGCATCCGCAATGCCGAGATCGGCTTCATCTTCCAGGCCTTCAACCTGATCGCCGACCTCACCGTGGAAGAGAACGTGGCGCTGCCGCTGACCTACCGCGACGGCGCCGAGCGCGGAAAGATCCGCCAGCGCGTGCGCGAAGTGCTGGAACTGGTCGGCATGCACCATCGCCACAGGCACTATCCGGGGCAGCTGTCCGGCGGCCAGCAGCAGCGTGTGGCGGTGGCGCGCGCGCTGGCCGGCAATCCGTCGATCCTGCTCGCCGACGAACCCACCGGCAATCTCGACACGCGCAACGGCGAGGCGGTGATGCAGCTGCTGGAACAGCTGCACGACAACGGCACCACCTTGTGCATGGTTACCCACGATGCGGCGTTCGCGCGGCGCGCGCAGCGCATCGTGCACATGCTCGACGGGCGCATCGTCGACGAGGACACCTTCGAGCGGCTGCGCCACGAGCAGGACGTGGCGTTGCCGGTGCGCGCCGCGGAGCCGGCGCGATGA
- the pbpC gene encoding penicillin-binding protein 1C, whose amino-acid sequence MPQDVPAATPPARRTRRWTRLPPHWSRVPWRALRWGTAAVLATLLLLDLAFPLPLPKSRDTSTLVVAADGTPLRAFADGNGVWRYPATPRSVSPLYLQALLNYEDRWFWQHPGINPWALLRAGKQWVFSRRIVSGGSTLTMQVARILMPQNASTRTPLGKLQQLLRALQLEVHLSKRQILQLYLERAPYGGTIEGVEAASWAYLGKPASRLSQAEAALLAVLPQAPSRLRPDRHPEAARAARDKVLERMVELQVWPRAQVDDARIEPVVARSLQSPMHAALLAERLRLQTPRAAHIVSTLDADLQRTLEDRVSAYFSQLPERTSAALLVVDNRDLQARAYIGSVAFGDRKRLGDVDMVQAWRSPGSTLKPFLYGMALDDGLIHSESLLVDAPQSFGDYRPGNFDEAFNGPVGAASALRLSLNVPAVDLLERVGPARFAARLDNAGIGLKFPRGSTPNLALILGGTGAQLEELVGAFAALNRDGIAGHVRYTAADKVIERRLMSPGAAWIVREILEANPRPGYGVGTFDVGTRPRVAWKTGTSYGYRDAWAIGSTRRYTVGVWVGRPDGTPLPGQYGAVTALPLMFETIDSLPRSRGDNAPRPMPANVQQLDVCWPLGIAAEQTPPALCQRRFSAYALDGAVPPTFAERDARLWSAGRDTVQVDAHSGLRLSPDCARPHQAVQRELARWPALLTPWLHASERQAGQLPALAPDCRDDGRGGNDVLRIEGLNDRATLARAPGSPSVRLQVRALGTTAPVDWLLDGRWIARTEGARNFQRDFAEAGEHTLTALASNGAWTQVRFRVLH is encoded by the coding sequence ATGCCACAGGACGTACCCGCCGCCACGCCCCCTGCGCGGCGTACCCGGCGCTGGACGCGCCTGCCGCCGCATTGGAGCCGAGTGCCTTGGCGCGCGCTGCGCTGGGGCACCGCCGCGGTGCTGGCCACGCTGTTGCTGCTGGACCTGGCATTCCCGCTGCCGCTGCCGAAATCGCGCGACACCTCGACCCTGGTGGTGGCCGCCGACGGCACCCCGTTGCGCGCCTTTGCCGACGGCAACGGCGTGTGGCGCTACCCGGCCACGCCGCGCAGCGTCTCGCCGCTGTACCTGCAGGCGCTGCTGAACTACGAGGACCGCTGGTTCTGGCAGCACCCCGGGATCAATCCCTGGGCGCTGCTGCGCGCCGGCAAGCAGTGGGTGTTCTCGCGCCGCATCGTCTCCGGCGGCTCCACCCTGACCATGCAGGTGGCGCGGATCCTGATGCCGCAGAACGCCAGCACGCGCACCCCGCTGGGCAAGCTGCAGCAACTGCTGCGCGCACTGCAGCTGGAAGTGCACCTGAGCAAGCGCCAGATCCTGCAGCTGTACCTGGAACGCGCGCCCTACGGCGGCACCATCGAAGGCGTGGAAGCGGCGAGCTGGGCCTACCTGGGCAAGCCGGCGTCGCGCCTGTCGCAGGCCGAGGCGGCGCTGCTGGCGGTGCTGCCGCAGGCGCCGAGCCGGCTGCGCCCGGACCGCCATCCCGAGGCCGCGCGCGCGGCGCGCGACAAGGTGCTCGAGCGCATGGTCGAACTGCAGGTCTGGCCGCGCGCGCAGGTCGACGACGCGCGCATCGAACCGGTGGTGGCGCGCTCGCTGCAGTCGCCGATGCATGCCGCATTGCTGGCCGAGCGCCTGCGCCTGCAAACGCCGCGCGCCGCGCACATCGTCTCCACCCTCGACGCCGACCTGCAGCGCACCCTGGAGGACCGGGTCAGCGCGTATTTCTCGCAGCTGCCCGAGCGCACCTCCGCCGCGCTGCTGGTGGTGGACAACCGCGACCTGCAGGCGCGCGCCTACATCGGCTCGGTGGCGTTCGGCGACCGCAAGCGGCTCGGCGACGTGGACATGGTGCAGGCCTGGCGCTCGCCCGGCTCCACGCTCAAGCCGTTCCTGTACGGCATGGCCCTGGACGACGGCCTGATCCATTCGGAGAGCCTGCTGGTGGACGCGCCGCAGAGCTTCGGCGACTACCGCCCGGGCAATTTCGACGAGGCCTTCAACGGCCCGGTCGGCGCCGCCAGCGCCTTGCGCCTGTCGCTGAACGTGCCGGCGGTGGACCTGCTCGAGCGGGTCGGGCCGGCGCGTTTCGCCGCGCGCCTGGACAATGCCGGCATCGGCCTGAAGTTCCCGCGCGGCAGCACGCCGAATTTGGCGCTGATCCTCGGCGGCACCGGCGCGCAGCTGGAAGAGCTGGTCGGCGCCTTCGCCGCGCTCAACCGCGACGGCATCGCCGGGCACGTGCGCTACACCGCCGCCGACAAGGTCATCGAGCGGCGGCTGATGTCGCCCGGCGCGGCGTGGATCGTGCGCGAGATCCTGGAGGCCAATCCGCGCCCGGGCTATGGCGTGGGCACCTTCGACGTCGGCACGCGCCCGCGGGTGGCGTGGAAGACCGGCACCAGCTACGGCTACCGCGATGCCTGGGCGATCGGCAGCACCCGCCGCTACACGGTCGGGGTCTGGGTCGGGCGCCCGGACGGCACGCCGTTGCCCGGCCAGTACGGCGCGGTGACCGCGCTGCCGCTGATGTTCGAGACCATCGACAGCCTGCCGCGCTCGCGCGGCGACAACGCGCCGCGGCCGATGCCGGCCAACGTGCAGCAGCTGGACGTGTGCTGGCCGCTGGGCATCGCCGCCGAACAGACCCCGCCCGCCCTGTGCCAGCGGCGCTTCTCCGCCTACGCGCTGGACGGCGCGGTGCCGCCGACCTTCGCCGAGCGCGACGCGCGGCTGTGGAGCGCCGGCCGCGACACGGTGCAGGTGGACGCGCACAGCGGCCTGCGCCTGTCGCCCGACTGCGCGCGGCCGCACCAGGCGGTGCAGCGCGAACTCGCGCGCTGGCCGGCGCTGCTGACCCCGTGGCTGCACGCCAGCGAACGCCAGGCCGGGCAATTGCCGGCGCTGGCGCCGGACTGCCGCGACGACGGCCGCGGCGGCAACGACGTGCTGCGCATCGAAGGGCTCAAC